The following DNA comes from Halorubrum sp. BV1.
TGGTGTCGAGCGCGTCCATCGCCATGTCCTTGGCCGCTTCGAGGGTCATGCCGGTGAGGTCCTCAGTCGCCTCGCGGTCGAAGATGACCTCGGTGACTGTTTCGCCGTCGTCTAACACGCCCTTGATCCGGAGGTCGAACTCCCCGTCGACCTGGCCGTGTTCGGAACACCGCCCGTTCTGGAGGACGCGGGTGCAGTCGTCCTCGGGACAGCGCTTGATCAGCCCGGAACCGGACTGGATGTCGACCAGCGCCCCTTCGACGGTCTCGGCGTTGTCGCCGACCTCGATCGCCTCGTCGATCTCGGTGATCTGGGTCGTCCGGTTGAGCTTCACCGAGTAGCTCCCCTCGTACTCGTCGGTGACGACGTTCGAGAGCTCGTAGCACGCGCCCTCGTCGAGTTCGGGGAGCTCGGAGGTCTCGAAGGCGACGAACTTGATCGTGCCCGACTCGTCGCCGAGGAGCCCGACCTGCGAGATCGAGTCGCTGCGGGGTTCCCAGAGGTCGACCAGTTTCACGCGTACGTCGACCCACTGTTCGTCCGCGTCGATCTCGTTGACGAGGACCGACTCGCTGCCGCCGCGGCCGAGTTCGTCGCGCTCCATCCCGGCGTCTTCGAGGTAGCTGTTGGTGACGCTCCGGCTCGCCTCGTCGAGCGGCACGCGGTACTCGTCGACGAGCGTCTCTAGCCGTTCTTCGACGTCGGCGGGTGCCACGTCGAGGTGGTCCGAGAACTGTTCCGCTATCGCTTCCGCTTCCTGTCGCAGTTCGCTCATGGGTGTCTCCGCCTCCGGTCTGGTTTCACTGGGAGGCGTACGGCGGTTGGGTCCTCTTCGTATTAAAACGACCGCCACCGCGGTGAAAGTGAACAGAACGGCGCGTTTCCGGCGTATCACGGCTGTTTCGCGATCCGCCTCGAAGCCTCCTCGCCGTTCCCCGCGCCCGCGTCAGACGCCCGTCAGCCAGACGCGGGCTCCGTTTCAAGTGGAACCGTACCACGCGAGACGATCACAGGTACCCGTCGCGCTCGGCCAAGAGCAGTCCTTCGAGCGTCGCGTCGTTCGTCGGGGGCGAACGCGCGAGCGACAGCGCCTCGTCGATCGGCACCGCTCGCGGTTCGAGAAACTCGTTGCTGTCGGCCTCGACGTCGACCGGTTCGAGCCCCTCGGCGACCACGTAGCCGCGCGTGTGGCGGAGCACGCCCGTCGAACACCACACCTCCTGTACGAGTGTGGTCGAGTCGGGTGCGAACCCCGTCTCCTCGGCGAGTTCGCGCGCTCCAGCCTCGGTGTACGTCTCACCGGGCTCGACGATCCCCGCCGGCAGCTCCGACTGGGTGTTTCGCACCGTCGGGCGGTACTGATCGACGAACAGCACGTCGCCATCGGCGATCGCGATCACGACGGTCGCGGGCGACAGCTCCGCCCAGTAGTACTTTTTCTCCGATCCGTCAGGCTGCTCGACGCGGTCGTAGCCGCCGACGAACCACCCTTCGTCGTACTCGACGACGACCTCTCTCACCGGCCACTCCGGCGCGCCGGGCAGCGAGTGCGTGCGGCCGTCCGCGAACGCCGGGAGGTCACGGAGGTCGGAAGCGGGCTCGCGGCGGTCGCGTGCGACCGAATCGCCGCCGCCGTCGTTGCTGTTCCCGCCTCCGATCGCTCCGTCATCGCCGTCGGTCACGCTCGGACCACCTCCACGCGGTAGGTCTCGCCCTCGTACCGGACCCGCGCCGTCTCCGTCGTCGCGGCTTCCGGCCGCTGCTGGACGAGCGATCCCATCTCGTCGAAGGGGCTGTGCGTGAACGGCTCTTTGATCCCGTACGGATCCGTCTGGTACCCCGTAGACCGACGGTCATCGCTCGTGAGCGCGCCGACGAGGTACGGATACCGGCGCTCGGAGACGTTTGTCACGTCGATCGCCGGCTCGTCGGTTTCTATCGGCTCGGCAGTGAGGTAGTAGGGGTCGCCGGTGCCGAGGTAGCTCGGGAGCGCGCCCAGCGCGAGCAGCGCGACGACGACCAACGCGACGGCGACGACGAGGTTCCGGGTGACCCGGCGCATACCCACCGTTGGCACCCCCGAGGAATACCGGTTTCGCCGTCGGCGGCACCGCCGCGGAACATCTGCTTCGCCGCCGTCTCGTCACGATTCGCCCCCGTCCCCGATGCGTTTTAGCCGCCGGCCCTCCTCCCCGTGGACATGGAATACCGGTTCGAGCTGGCGCTTTGTGCCGCGCTCGAATCGCCCGACTCGGTCGTCGCGAGACAGCTCGGTGCCGGCGTCACGAACCCCGGCGGTCGGATCGTCGACGTCTGCGTGCTCACGCCCGGTCCCGGATTCGACCGCCGCGCGTCGATCACCGCTGACCGCGTTCCCGATCCCGCGATCGAGGCGGCCGTCGGGCCGGGAGAGGCGGTCCCCGTCTCGGCGGCGTTCGACCTCCCGGCCGACCGAGCCGCCGCGATAGTCGACCGCGCGGTCGAGGTCGGCTACCTCGAACGCGAGCGGCGCGACGGCCGGCCGGTCGTCCGCGCGACCGCCCGCTATCCCGACGACTGGATCGGCTCGCTGACGGCGATCGAGAACAAGCCCGACCTGTCGACGCCCGGCGATCTGACCGCGCAACTGCGCTACGACGTCGCGCTCGGCTTATTCGACGAGGTCGTGCTCGCGACAGGCTCGTACGTCACGGGTGCCCACCTCAATCGAATCCCGGAGGCCGTCGGCGTCTGGCGGTTCGATCCCGAGGATGGCGACCGCGAGGTGATCCGCGAACCGACCCGTCTCAATCCCGGTGCGTCGGGCGTCGAGATCCGTGACGAGCGCGCGCTCCGGACGGACGTCGCGCTCGTCGGTCCGACCGAGAAGGCCCGCAAGCGACGCCGGATCGCCGAGCGCGCCTACGGGAAGGGGTGGCGGCCGAACCCGCCACGGTGCGTGCACGCGCAGACGACCGACGACGGTCGCCCCCACTGCGGCCACTTCGACCGCGTCGTCGACCCGGGCCGCGACTGCGGTACGGCCTGCGCCGCGTTCGAGCCGGCCGACCCGCCGGCGCTCGATCGCGATCGGCTGCGCGACAGCCGAACCGCGTGGGTCGCAGAGCCCGACGGACCGGGACCACGCCGACAGGCGAGCCTCTCGCGGTTCCGGTAGCGGTCCGCGTCGCTCTCTGGAACCGCGTTCCCGACCACCGCACTGGCCGAACGAGTACCGCGGTACGGTGTAACGTGAGAACGCTTATACGTCGACGGCGGGACTCTCTGATATGGACGACATCGATGACGTGTTCGTCGCACGATTGATGACGAGCGACCTCCACACCGTGACTCCCGACACACTCGTCGAAGACGCCGCGGCCGTGTTGCTCGATAACGACGTCAGTTCGGCGCTCGTCGTCGACGACGGGACGCTCGTGGGTATCCTCACGACGACCGACTTCGTCGACATCGTGGCCAAGAGCCAGCCGAAAGCCGAGACGACGGTCGAACGGTACATGACACCCGACCCGATTACGACGGGTGCACAGGACTCCGTCGCGGCCGTCGCGGCGACGATGATCGAACACGGCATCCACCACGTACCCGTCGTCGACGGTGGTACCCCGATCGGCATCATTACTACCTCTGATTTCGCCGCGTACGTCTCTTCTCCGGAGGCCCCGTCGCCATAGTCCCCGAACTCCCGTCTATATTGCCGATATCTCTGACGCTAAGACTGCCGCCCCCGGCATATTTAAGTACACTCACCCGCTTTCGTCAAATGACGCTTCGCTTGGAGGGCCGAAGCGTCAGCGGGGACCTACTGAACGACGCGGCCGTGCCACTTTTTCCGGCACGGCCGCGCCGTTCGTTCCTTTCGACCGCCGAGCGATGCGGCCGTCGTTCGCCGTTTCTCGATCCACCGGATATCGTCTCTTCAGAGGTTCTCTCCTTGGTACGCGCCCCCGTACGTCTCCTCGTGGGCTGCCTCGGCCAACACCAACTGCGCGATCCGCGCCCCCGGTTCGATAGCTATCGGGTGTCCCACGTCGAGGCGTCCCTCGCCGATTCCCTCGTAGCCTGCGTCCCACACCGCAGTGTCGAGCGTACACGAGTTCCGAAGCAGCGTCGACCGCGGGAGCACGAACCCGATCCGCTCCTCGGGTATTCGCACCGGCTCGCCGTACCGTACCACGTACGTCCCCGCGTCCAGCCGATAGACTCCGTCGTCGTCGCTCAGCTCTTCGCGTTCGCCGACGCGCTTCCCGTCGCGGCCGACGAGTCCCGCTTCGGTCTGTTCGAAGACCGCACCGAGCGTGAGGTCGACGCCGTTCGGCTGCCGCTGTGTGTCGTCGAGGTCGGCGTCGCCCGCTTCGAGCGCCGCCGCCACCGCCGCGCCTGAGTCGAACATACCCGCCCGAATCCGCGGGCGAGACTAAACCGTGTCGACCCCTCGACCCGTCGAACGCGGGACCGATCACCGCCGCCCAGCTGACGGCTGAGACGCCGATATTAGCCTTTATCGGCCTTAAACACTCGTTACGACTATTCCTCTCACGGTGTGTGATACCATACGAATTTCGGGTCGAAAATTGCTGGACCGGTCGATCTAACACGGTCGATCTCCCGGAAAACTCGCGGGTTTTATATCCACGGGAAAGCCAACTCCGGATGATATGGGACAAACGATTACCGAGAAGATCCTCGATGAGCATCTCGTCGAGGGCGAACTGACGCCCGGCGAGGAGATCGGCATCGACATCGACCAAGTGCTGACCCAAGACACCACGGGTACGATGGTGTGGCTCCAGTTCGAGGCGCTGGAGATGGACGAGGTCCAGACGGAGCTGGCCGCGCAGTACTGTGACCACCAGACGTACCAGTTCGACTTCAAGAACACCGACGACCACCGCTTCCTCCGCTCTGCGGCCGGCACCTACGGCGCATACTTCTCTCGGCCCGGCAACGGTATCTGTCACCAGGTCCACAAGGAGAACTTCGCCGCCCCCGGCAAGACGCTCCTCGGTTCCGACTCGCACACCCCGACGCCGGGCGGGCTCGGCCAGCTCGCGATCGGCGCGGGCGGCCTCGACATCGCCGTCGCGATGGGCGGCGGCCCGTACTATGTCGAGATGCCCGAGGTCGTCAACGTTCACCTCGAAGGCGAGCTTCCCGAGTGGGCGACCGCCAAGGACGTCGCGCTCCACCTGCTCGGCGAGCTGACCGTCAAAGGCGGCGTCGGCAAGATCTTCGAGTACACCGGCCCCGGTGCCGAGAACCTCACCATCCCCGAGCGGACGACGATCACGAACCTCGGGACGGAGCTCGGTGCCACCTCCTCGATCTTCGGTACCGACGAGAAGACGAAAGACTGGCTGGCGCGCCAGGACCGCGAAGACGAGTTCGTCGAGCTCTCGCCCGACGACGACGCGGAGTACGCGGAGACGATCGAGGTCGACTTAAACGAGCTCGAACCGCTCGTGGCCGCCCCGTCGATGCCTGACAACGTCGCCCCCGTCAGCGAGTACGAGGGCACCGACGTCGAGCAGGTCATCGTCGGTTCCTGTACCAACGGTGCCTACGAGGACATCCTCCCCAGCGCGAAGATGCTGGAGGGCCGCGAGGTCGCCAAACAGACCGAGATGATCGTCGCGCCCGGCTCCAAGCAGGCCTCCGAGATGCTGGCCCGCGAGGGCTGGACCGCGGAGATGATGGCGGCCGGCGTCAACTTCTCCGAGGCGACCTGCGGTGCGTGTATCGGTATCGGTCACGTGCCCGCCTCCGACTCCGTCTCGCTGCGCACCTTCAACCGCAACTTCGAGGGTCGCTCGGGAATCGAAGACGACTCCGTCTTCCTCTGTTCGCCCGAAGTCGCCACCGCGGCGGCCATCACGGGCGAGATCGTCGACCCGCGTGACCTGGCCGATGACCTCGGCGACCTCGAAGCGCCCGGTCTGGAGATGGGGACGAAGTACGGTCCCGGCATGGGCCAGGACGACTCCGACATCATCTCGCCCGACGAGGCGATCGACGACGGTCTCGTCAAGGGCCCGAACATCGGCGACGTGCCGCTGAAAGACGGGATCGACGTGGACGGCGGCGAGGCCCTCCTCAAGATGGAGGACAACATCACCACCGACCACATCATCCCGGCGACCGCGGACATCCTGAAGTTCCGCTCGAACATCGAGAAGCTCTCCGAGTTCACGCTCTCGCGCGTCGACGATACGTTCGCGCAGCGCGCGCTCGACGCCGACGGCGGCGTCCTCGTGGCCGGCGAGAACTACGGGCAGGGCTCTTCGCGTGAACACGCCGCCCTCTGTCCGATGTTCCTCGGTATCGAAGCGGTCTTCGCACAGAGCTTCGCCCGCATCCACAAGGCGAACCTGTTCAACTTCGGT
Coding sequences within:
- a CDS encoding replication factor A (Replication protein A protects and stabilize the intermediate ssDNA that is generated by the unwinding action of a DNA helicase at the replication fork. In addition, SSBs prevent the formation of secondary structures by single-stranded template DNA.) → MSELRQEAEAIAEQFSDHLDVAPADVEERLETLVDEYRVPLDEASRSVTNSYLEDAGMERDELGRGGSESVLVNEIDADEQWVDVRVKLVDLWEPRSDSISQVGLLGDESGTIKFVAFETSELPELDEGACYELSNVVTDEYEGSYSVKLNRTTQITEIDEAIEVGDNAETVEGALVDIQSGSGLIKRCPEDDCTRVLQNGRCSEHGQVDGEFDLRIKGVLDDGETVTEVIFDREATEDLTGMTLEAAKDMAMDALDTTVVAEEMADDVLGRYYRVTGPTFRRYVLVDEMEEPGSVDTESALIEARSI
- a CDS encoding NUDIX hydrolase, with amino-acid sequence MGGGNSNDGGGDSVARDRREPASDLRDLPAFADGRTHSLPGAPEWPVREVVVEYDEGWFVGGYDRVEQPDGSEKKYYWAELSPATVVIAIADGDVLFVDQYRPTVRNTQSELPAGIVEPGETYTEAGARELAEETGFAPDSTTLVQEVWCSTGVLRHTRGYVVAEGLEPVDVEADSNEFLEPRAVPIDEALSLARSPPTNDATLEGLLLAERDGYL
- a CDS encoding DUF5787 family protein, translated to MEYRFELALCAALESPDSVVARQLGAGVTNPGGRIVDVCVLTPGPGFDRRASITADRVPDPAIEAAVGPGEAVPVSAAFDLPADRAAAIVDRAVEVGYLERERRDGRPVVRATARYPDDWIGSLTAIENKPDLSTPGDLTAQLRYDVALGLFDEVVLATGSYVTGAHLNRIPEAVGVWRFDPEDGDREVIREPTRLNPGASGVEIRDERALRTDVALVGPTEKARKRRRIAERAYGKGWRPNPPRCVHAQTTDDGRPHCGHFDRVVDPGRDCGTACAAFEPADPPALDRDRLRDSRTAWVAEPDGPGPRRQASLSRFR
- a CDS encoding cyclic nucleotide-binding/CBS domain-containing protein codes for the protein MDDIDDVFVARLMTSDLHTVTPDTLVEDAAAVLLDNDVSSALVVDDGTLVGILTTTDFVDIVAKSQPKAETTVERYMTPDPITTGAQDSVAAVAATMIEHGIHHVPVVDGGTPIGIITTSDFAAYVSSPEAPSP
- a CDS encoding deoxyuridine 5'-triphosphate nucleotidohydrolase translates to MFDSGAAVAAALEAGDADLDDTQRQPNGVDLTLGAVFEQTEAGLVGRDGKRVGEREELSDDDGVYRLDAGTYVVRYGEPVRIPEERIGFVLPRSTLLRNSCTLDTAVWDAGYEGIGEGRLDVGHPIAIEPGARIAQLVLAEAAHEETYGGAYQGENL
- a CDS encoding aconitate hydratase; translation: MGQTITEKILDEHLVEGELTPGEEIGIDIDQVLTQDTTGTMVWLQFEALEMDEVQTELAAQYCDHQTYQFDFKNTDDHRFLRSAAGTYGAYFSRPGNGICHQVHKENFAAPGKTLLGSDSHTPTPGGLGQLAIGAGGLDIAVAMGGGPYYVEMPEVVNVHLEGELPEWATAKDVALHLLGELTVKGGVGKIFEYTGPGAENLTIPERTTITNLGTELGATSSIFGTDEKTKDWLARQDREDEFVELSPDDDAEYAETIEVDLNELEPLVAAPSMPDNVAPVSEYEGTDVEQVIVGSCTNGAYEDILPSAKMLEGREVAKQTEMIVAPGSKQASEMLAREGWTAEMMAAGVNFSEATCGACIGIGHVPASDSVSLRTFNRNFEGRSGIEDDSVFLCSPEVATAAAITGEIVDPRDLADDLGDLEAPGLEMGTKYGPGMGQDDSDIISPDEAIDDGLVKGPNIGDVPLKDGIDVDGGEALLKMEDNITTDHIIPATADILKFRSNIEKLSEFTLSRVDDTFAQRALDADGGVLVAGENYGQGSSREHAALCPMFLGIEAVFAQSFARIHKANLFNFGIVPLAIDAETYEQIDQGDDIEIVDDVPAGVNSGQTEFTARVNDDWEFTAELDASEREREILAAGGKLSWVKQQHADDGSGAAPADD